The following proteins come from a genomic window of Chiroxiphia lanceolata isolate bChiLan1 chromosome 16, bChiLan1.pri, whole genome shotgun sequence:
- the MIEF2 gene encoding mitochondrial dynamics protein MID49 has product MAAFWQQRGRRQEHGGLGGLIDGLGSVFDVLLANARLVLGVSGAAVLAIATLAVKRLIDRATSPRDEGDPKAEQKTLEETWQDLALIKTTPKPPKKQRREDLSEPLLSPAQPLVPDPRACSASVGAPRVKSSPLRCLTLQEKLLSHHSSRLAVPEIQVSLVPQLARSISTQLQNFLRSKCPELPFGRLFLSGALLDGLEVLAADHIHLMLPVVLDAGLWSLIPGEDTVVRNPQYWMIKRVDLGYFPRGCSPWDRFMVGRYLSSNVLNETLHKMLVASINWPAIGGLLGCVIHPVVASRELKLEVKHDQVELSITLFPVVEMEDKVLLAVPPEGLVENLWLESFYRAEVSKVKELDAGDSGARQRCLRILNGVCRSHPTLHKLGGSPVTHVILHLSGSGSDWAEESLADRFQQVLEELVAYLEKGVLPSYFNPKINLFSGLLEEEIDEMGFVLYRAMSEPELLLE; this is encoded by the exons ATGGCGGCGTTCTGGCAGCAGCGGGGCCGGCGGCAGGAGCACGGCGGGCTGGGCGGTCTCATCGACGGGCTGGGCAGCGTGTTCGATGTGCTGCTGGCCAACGCCAGGCTGGTGCTGGGCGTGAGCGGCGCGGCCGTGCTGGCCATCGCCACGCTGGCCGTCAAGAGG ctgATTGACCGAGCCACCAGCCCTCGGGATGAAGGTGATCCCAAAGCCGAGCAGAAGACCCTGGAGGAGACCTGGCAGGACTTGGCCTTGATCAAGACTACACCAAAGCCCCCCaagaagcagagaagggaagACCTCAGCGagcccctgctctccccagctcaGCCACTGGTGCCAG ATCCCAGGGCATGCTCTGCCTCTGTGGGGGCTCCTCGGGTGAAGTCCAGCCCTCTGCGCTGCCTCACGCTGCAGGAGAAGCTCCTCTCACACCACAGCAGCCGTCTGGCCGTGCCCGAGATCCAGGTGTCCCTTGTCCCTCAGCTGGCCAGGAGCATCAGCACCCAACTGCAGAACTTCCTGCGGAGCAagtgcccagagctgcccttcGGCCGCCTCTTCCTCAGCGGAGCCCTCCTGGACGGCCTGGAGGTCCTGGCAGCCGACCACATCCACCTCATGCTGCCCGTGGTCCTCGACGCCGGGCTCTGGAGCCTCATCCCGGGAGAGGACACCGTGGTGAGGAACCCCCAGTACTGGATGATCAAGAGGGTCGATCTGGGGTATTTCCCCCGTGGGTGCAGCCCCTGGGACAGGTTTATGGTGGGCCGGTACCTCTCCTCCAACGTGCTGAACGAGACCCTCCACAAGATGCTGGTGGCCTCCATCAACTGGCCTGCCATCGGCGGCCTGCTGGGGTGTGTCATCCACCCCGTCGTGGCCTCCCGGGAGCTGAAGCTGGAGGTCAAACATGATCAGGTCGAGCTGAGCATCACCCTCTTCCCAGTGGTGGAAATGGAGGACAAGGTTCTTCTGGCTGTTCCTCCTGAGGGACTGGTGGAAAACCTCTGGCTCGAGAGCTTTTACAGGGCAGAGGTCTCGAAGGTGAAGGAGTTGGATGCCGGCGACTCCGGGGCTCGGCAGCGCTGCCTCCGCATCCTGAACGGTGTCTGCAGGAGCCACCCCACCCTGCACAAACTGGGGGGCAGCCCCGTGACCCACGTCATCCTGCACCTCAGTGGCTCCGGCTCCGACTGGGCAGAGGAAAGCCTGGCTGACCGGTTCCAGCAGGTGCTCGAGGAGCTGGTGGCCTACCTGGAGAAAGGGGTCCTGCCTTCCTATTTCAACCCCAAAATCAACCTGTTCTCCGGGCTGTTGGAAGAGGAAATCGATGAGATGGGCTTTGTGCTCTACAGGGCCATGTCTGAGCCGGAGCTCCTGCTGGAGTGA